From a region of the Salvelinus namaycush isolate Seneca unplaced genomic scaffold, SaNama_1.0 Scaffold502, whole genome shotgun sequence genome:
- the LOC120041676 gene encoding zinc finger protein 32-like: QCGKSFNQSGSLKAHERIHTGEKPYHCSHCAKRFIQLGSLKEHMSVHTGEKPYHCSQCAKRFTHLGNLKEHKRLHTGEKPYHCSRCSKHFTHLGNLKAHERIHTGEKPYHCSHCGKRFNYSGKLKEHMRLHTGEKPYKCSDCGKTYYSSQSLKHHVRIHTGENNYFS; this comes from the coding sequence cagtgtggaaagagttttaaccagtcaggaagcctgaaagctcacgagcgaatacacacaggggagaagccttaccactgctcacatTGTGCAAAGCGTTTTATCcaattaggaagcctgaaagaacacatgagtgtgcacacaggggagaagccttaccactgctcccagtgtgcaaAGCGTTTTACCCATTTAGGAAACCTGAAAGAACACAAgagactgcacacaggggagaagccttaccactgctcccggTGTTCAAAGCATTTTACCCATTTAGGAaacctgaaagctcatgagcgaatacacacaggggagaagccttaccattgttcccactgtggaaagcgTTTTAACTATTCAGGGAAGCTGAaggaacacatgagactgcacacaggggagaagccttacaaatgctcagactgtgggaagacatattactcatcacagtcacttaaaCATCATGtgcgaatccacacaggagagaataatTACTTCTCCTAG